One window of Dehalobacterium formicoaceticum genomic DNA carries:
- a CDS encoding MarR family winged helix-turn-helix transcriptional regulator yields MDHANFKNLILEYTRKINENTNKTLSPACEQYGLTISQARILLMLYQQGIHTIGSLGNDLCVAGANISAMCKKLETRGLVHRTRDQDDERVVVVSLTAEGNQIMQEVDEALNRKLMQHLEERTGENFEEMIEVLKKLNELMEKINSEK; encoded by the coding sequence ATGGATCATGCCAATTTCAAAAACCTTATTTTGGAATATACCAGAAAAATCAACGAGAATACTAATAAGACCTTGAGTCCGGCTTGTGAGCAATACGGACTAACCATTTCTCAGGCCAGAATCCTCTTGATGCTGTATCAACAAGGAATCCATACCATCGGCAGTTTAGGCAATGACCTGTGTGTAGCGGGAGCTAATATCTCTGCCATGTGTAAAAAGCTTGAAACCAGGGGATTGGTGCATCGTACCCGGGATCAGGATGATGAAAGAGTTGTTGTGGTTAGCCTGACAGCAGAAGGAAATCAAATTATGCAGGAAGTGGACGAAGCGCTGAATCGAAAGCTTATGCAGCATCTGGAAGAGCGAACGGGCGAAAATTTTGAAGAAATGATTGAGGTATTAAAAAAACTCAATGAGCTGATGGAAAAGATTAATTCTGAAAAATGA
- a CDS encoding GNAT family N-acetyltransferase: MIVKIITEDDELQQAMQIRIEVFVKEQGVPLEAEIDEFDTINGRVAHVLVYHHDQTVGTGRILFMDGYGKLGRICILPTFRKLSLGKEIIKALEEIALDHGLDQVRLHGQTHAEGFYHKLGYQTASDVFMEEGIPHVLMVKKLILQ, from the coding sequence ATGATTGTTAAAATAATCACTGAAGATGATGAACTGCAACAAGCGATGCAAATCAGAATAGAGGTCTTTGTCAAAGAACAGGGTGTTCCCTTGGAAGCTGAAATTGATGAATTTGATACAATAAATGGGAGGGTTGCCCATGTTCTCGTTTACCATCATGACCAGACGGTGGGTACCGGACGAATTCTTTTTATGGACGGGTATGGAAAATTAGGCCGGATCTGCATCTTACCCACATTCAGAAAATTAAGCCTGGGCAAAGAAATTATCAAAGCATTGGAAGAAATAGCTTTGGATCATGGGCTGGATCAGGTGCGCTTGCATGGTCAAACCCATGCGGAAGGATTCTACCACAAGCTTGGTTATCAAACGGCTTCTGATGTCTTTATGGAAGAGGGCATTCCCCATGTTTTAATGGTAAAGAAGTTAATTTTACAATAA
- the zupT gene encoding zinc transporter ZupT, with amino-acid sequence MDISLNIFLFAFGLTLFAGLSTGIGSILAFYTKQTNKKFLTVALGFSAGVMLYVSMLEIFPEARASLEGIYGASLGYLITTIAFFAGIGLIALIDKFVPSEENPHEMHDINDMEKHQENDPALLRMGLFSALAIAIHNFPEGLATFISAIEDPALGVSIAIAIAIHNIPEGIAVSVPVFFATGSRKKAFKYSFLSGLSEPLGAIVGYLLLQIFFHEAMFGLTFAGVAGIMVYISLDELLPTAEKYGEHHLAIYGLVAGMAVMAVSLILMA; translated from the coding sequence ATGGATATCAGTCTGAACATTTTTTTATTTGCTTTTGGTCTTACTCTTTTTGCCGGATTATCCACCGGAATCGGCAGCATTTTGGCTTTCTACACAAAACAAACCAATAAAAAATTCTTAACTGTCGCTTTGGGGTTTTCAGCCGGGGTGATGCTCTATGTTTCCATGCTGGAGATCTTTCCTGAGGCCAGGGCCTCTCTGGAAGGGATTTATGGTGCATCCCTTGGTTATCTGATTACGACCATTGCCTTTTTTGCCGGAATTGGACTGATTGCCCTTATTGATAAGTTTGTTCCCTCCGAAGAAAATCCCCATGAAATGCACGATATTAACGATATGGAAAAACATCAGGAGAATGACCCTGCCTTATTACGCATGGGTTTATTTTCCGCTCTGGCCATTGCCATCCATAATTTCCCTGAAGGATTGGCCACCTTTATTTCTGCTATTGAAGACCCTGCTTTAGGGGTGAGTATTGCTATTGCTATCGCCATACATAATATCCCGGAAGGCATTGCCGTATCGGTGCCGGTCTTTTTTGCCACAGGCAGCAGAAAAAAAGCATTTAAGTATTCCTTTTTGTCCGGATTATCTGAGCCATTAGGTGCCATTGTGGGATATTTGCTCTTACAGATCTTTTTCCATGAAGCCATGTTTGGCTTAACCTTTGCCGGGGTAGCGGGCATTATGGTCTATATTTCTTTAGATGAATTGCTGCCCACGGCAGAAAAATACGGTGAGCATCATCTGGCTATTTATGGTCTCGTTGCCGGGATGGCCGTGATGGCCGTTAGTTTAATTCTTATGGCATAA
- a CDS encoding glycosyltransferase family 8 protein: MNVLVTLNSKYLKPLKVMLKSLFLNNLQETFTIYLMHSSIKKQELEDLDQYVQHHGSTLKVILMEDRFFQNAPILLHYTKEMYYRLLAFKFLPQDLERILYLDPDLLVINPVRGLYETDLGDNLYAAAYHDIGAISEINKIRFYPYGIEAYHNSGVLLMNLNQQRKSIDEKEIFEFVEKHRSTLIMPDQDIMNALYAKEILSLDEKIYNYDARYFQYYKLKTNGAWDMDYLIYHTVIIHFCGKKKPWHKSYNGKFHSLYKHYEKLALQINAL; encoded by the coding sequence ATGAATGTGCTGGTCACGCTGAATTCCAAATATCTGAAACCTTTGAAGGTGATGTTAAAATCTCTTTTTTTGAACAACCTTCAGGAGACTTTTACCATTTATCTCATGCACTCCAGCATTAAAAAGCAAGAGCTGGAAGATTTGGATCAATATGTCCAGCATCATGGCAGCACATTGAAGGTAATTCTGATGGAGGATCGTTTTTTTCAGAATGCACCGATCCTCCTTCATTATACCAAGGAAATGTACTATCGCCTGCTGGCCTTCAAATTCTTGCCTCAGGATTTGGAACGTATTTTGTATTTAGACCCTGATCTGTTAGTGATTAACCCGGTGCGCGGTCTTTATGAAACAGATTTGGGAGACAATTTATATGCTGCCGCTTACCATGATATTGGGGCTATCAGTGAAATTAATAAAATTAGATTTTATCCTTACGGAATTGAAGCGTATCATAATTCCGGAGTGCTTTTGATGAATCTGAATCAGCAAAGAAAGTCCATTGATGAAAAGGAAATCTTTGAATTTGTGGAAAAACATCGATCTACATTAATCATGCCCGATCAGGATATTATGAATGCTCTTTATGCTAAGGAAATTTTAAGCCTGGATGAAAAGATATATAATTATGATGCCAGGTATTTTCAGTACTATAAGTTGAAGACCAACGGCGCTTGGGATATGGATTATTTGATTTATCACACCGTGATTATTCACTTTTGCGGCAAAAAGAAACCATGGCATAAGAGCTACAACGGTAAATTTCATTCTCTCTACAAACATTATGAAAAACTTGCCCTGCAAATAAATGCATTATAA
- a CDS encoding metalloregulator ArsR/SmtB family transcription factor, which produces MIIVREKVNKVESCTCNIIHEDVVAQAKENMPQEEILIDLAELFKIFGDSTRIKIICALFTSEMCVCDIAALLEMNQSAISHQLRILKQARLVKYRREGKVVYYSLDDEHVQRIFDCGLVHLNHQ; this is translated from the coding sequence ATTATAATTGTAAGAGAAAAGGTAAACAAAGTAGAAAGCTGTACATGTAACATCATTCATGAAGATGTGGTAGCTCAGGCGAAAGAGAATATGCCCCAGGAGGAAATTCTTATTGATTTAGCGGAGCTTTTTAAGATTTTTGGTGATAGTACCAGAATCAAGATTATCTGTGCCTTGTTTACCTCAGAAATGTGCGTATGTGACATTGCTGCTCTTTTGGAGATGAATCAATCCGCCATTTCCCATCAATTAAGAATCCTCAAGCAGGCACGATTAGTTAAATATCGTCGGGAAGGCAAGGTGGTATATTATTCCCTGGATGATGAACATGTGCAACGGATTTTTGATTGTGGTTTGGTCCATCTTAATCATCAATAA
- the ftsH gene encoding ATP-dependent zinc metalloprotease FtsH, whose protein sequence is MKEDQNPKRPLIYYYLLVLGAILILNTFVVPLFLQGQITQVDYGTFLNQIESGQIKSVEIQANQIGFTTKDSEASGNLFITGRVDDPDLVNRLYNAGVEFSQVIPRENSPLASFLLTWILPMIIFIIIGQMLMRRFQGKMGGMGNAMSFGKSNAKIYVEAETGKSFADVAGQDEAKEALMEIVDFLHNPKRYKEVGAKIPKGALLVGPPGTGKTLLAKAVAGESKVPFFSISGSEFVEMFVGMGAARVRDLFKQAQEKAPCIVFIDEIDTIGKSRNAGAMGGNDEREQTLNQLLTEMDGFSPDTGVVILAATNRPETLDKALLRPGRFDRRIPVELPDLNGRVAILKVHAKNVKMASDIDFNAIGRATAGASGADLANIINEGALRAVKMGRREIIQSDLEESVEVVIAGYQRKNAVIPMKDKLTIAYHEIGHALVAAKQSHSAPVHKITIIPRTSGALGYTMQLDETEQVLMSKDQALDKIATFMGGRGAEQVVFNTMTTGASNDIEQATKIARAMVTRYGMSDHFGMMALETQNNPYLGGDTSLLVCGDTASKIDEEVHSILQSCYQRAVQILEENKDKMHELAKYLLEKETITGEEFMAILTKKAETSMPEDQASASKE, encoded by the coding sequence ATGAAAGAAGACCAAAACCCGAAGAGACCGCTAATTTATTATTACCTATTAGTATTGGGCGCCATTTTAATCTTAAACACTTTTGTTGTCCCCCTGTTTTTGCAGGGACAAATTACTCAAGTTGATTACGGAACTTTTTTAAATCAAATTGAGTCGGGGCAGATCAAAAGCGTAGAAATTCAAGCTAATCAAATCGGTTTTACCACCAAGGATAGCGAGGCAAGTGGAAACTTATTTATTACCGGTCGGGTGGACGATCCGGATTTGGTGAACCGACTTTATAACGCCGGGGTGGAATTCAGCCAGGTGATACCCAGGGAAAATTCTCCTTTAGCCAGTTTCTTATTAACCTGGATTCTTCCTATGATTATCTTTATCATTATTGGCCAGATGCTGATGCGCAGATTCCAGGGCAAAATGGGCGGCATGGGCAATGCCATGAGCTTTGGCAAAAGCAATGCCAAAATATATGTGGAAGCTGAAACCGGGAAATCCTTTGCCGATGTAGCCGGTCAGGATGAAGCAAAAGAAGCCTTGATGGAAATCGTGGATTTTCTTCATAACCCCAAGCGCTACAAGGAGGTAGGAGCCAAAATTCCAAAAGGGGCATTGTTGGTTGGGCCTCCGGGTACAGGGAAAACCCTTCTCGCCAAAGCGGTAGCAGGTGAATCGAAAGTTCCTTTCTTCTCCATATCAGGATCAGAATTTGTGGAGATGTTTGTGGGTATGGGGGCAGCCCGGGTTCGGGATTTATTTAAACAAGCTCAGGAAAAGGCGCCCTGCATTGTCTTTATCGACGAAATTGATACCATCGGTAAAAGCCGTAATGCCGGTGCCATGGGGGGAAATGATGAAAGAGAGCAGACCTTAAATCAGCTCCTCACAGAAATGGATGGTTTTAGCCCTGACACCGGAGTGGTGATTCTGGCGGCCACCAACAGACCGGAAACATTAGACAAAGCCCTTTTACGACCGGGTAGATTTGATCGGCGTATCCCTGTGGAATTACCAGATTTGAACGGCAGGGTAGCAATTCTAAAAGTCCATGCCAAAAACGTGAAGATGGCTTCGGATATCGATTTCAATGCCATTGGTCGGGCGACTGCCGGAGCATCCGGTGCAGACCTGGCGAATATCATCAATGAAGGTGCCCTGCGGGCTGTAAAAATGGGACGGAGAGAAATTATTCAAAGCGATCTGGAAGAATCCGTGGAAGTGGTCATTGCCGGATATCAAAGAAAGAATGCTGTTATTCCCATGAAAGACAAATTAACCATTGCTTATCATGAGATTGGACATGCCTTGGTGGCCGCGAAGCAAAGCCATTCCGCTCCGGTGCATAAAATCACCATCATTCCTAGAACATCAGGGGCTTTAGGTTACACCATGCAATTGGATGAAACGGAGCAGGTACTGATGAGTAAGGATCAGGCTTTAGACAAGATTGCTACCTTTATGGGCGGGCGCGGGGCTGAACAAGTGGTCTTTAATACCATGACCACAGGAGCGTCCAACGATATTGAACAAGCCACGAAGATCGCCCGGGCCATGGTAACCAGATATGGTATGAGTGACCATTTCGGCATGATGGCCTTGGAAACCCAGAACAATCCCTATTTGGGAGGAGATACATCCCTTTTGGTTTGCGGGGATACCGCTTCTAAGATTGATGAGGAAGTGCATAGCATCCTTCAATCCTGTTATCAGCGTGCCGTTCAGATCCTGGAGGAAAATAAGGATAAAATGCACGAATTGGCCAAATATCTTCTGGAAAAAGAAACTATTACGGGAGAGGAATTTATGGCCATCCTGACAAAAAAGGCGGAGACATCCATGCCTGAAGACCAGGCATCAGCATCAAAAGAATAG
- the tlp gene encoding small acid-soluble spore protein Tlp, with product MKRNRDDRRDNVDRIQKNINHTIGNIEAAEELIQETDDPKIRKDLKEKNSRRMDALNGMKEEIKDEAWDKKQGYQD from the coding sequence ATGAAACGTAATCGAGATGATCGCAGGGATAATGTGGATAGAATACAAAAAAACATCAATCATACCATCGGGAACATCGAAGCAGCGGAAGAACTGATCCAGGAAACCGATGATCCTAAGATACGGAAAGATCTGAAAGAGAAAAACAGCCGGCGCATGGATGCCTTAAACGGTATGAAAGAAGAAATTAAGGATGAAGCCTGGGACAAAAAACAAGGATATCAGGATTAA
- the cooS gene encoding anaerobic carbon-monoxide dehydrogenase catalytic subunit codes for MEKSQGRVSYHDSVEEMVKRIREDGLSNVFDRYAAQEKIRCKFCLQGLSCKLCSQGPCRISEKGGQDKGVCGIGPDAMAIRAFLLQNIMGAGTYSHHAYEAYRTLRATGEGKTPFTIKDPDKLKWMCEKCGLETDQDQNMMAVALADFLEKEMGKDSEDPSVMVEAFAPKKRKAVWKKLGIYPSGVVHEEQNCVASCLTNVDGDYVSLSLKALRLGLATIYTAQIGLEMVQDILFGTPAPHEVDVDLGIMDPDFVNIVFNGHQPWVGVATLEKAQSPEVQERAKAAGAKGLRIVGSIETGQELLQRFPMDGVFVGLMGNWLAIEPLLATGTVDVIAMEENCSPPAIDHYAEKYQITLVSVSNIIGVPGLKEKMEYHPREVSNMADRLIDLAIDNFKQRKGKIVPKVPRMTQKAMAGFSTEAVLQALGNKLDPLVDVITAGKIKGVVALVNCSTLRNGPQDWNTINLVKELIKKDILVVSAGCGNHGLEVAGLCNLQAIDQAGPGLQQVCKLLKIPPVLSFGTCTDTGRISMLVTALADHLDVDVPDLPIAVTAPEWMEQKATIDGVFALAFGTYTHLSPTPFVTGAPKLVQLLTADVEGLTGGKIALGDDPKEVANGIEAHINKKRQGLGLK; via the coding sequence ATGGAAAAGAGCCAGGGGCGCGTTAGTTATCATGATTCTGTTGAGGAGATGGTTAAAAGGATCCGGGAAGATGGGTTAAGTAACGTTTTTGATCGTTATGCGGCTCAGGAAAAGATTCGGTGTAAATTTTGCCTGCAAGGATTAAGCTGCAAGCTATGCTCCCAAGGACCTTGCCGGATCAGTGAAAAAGGCGGACAGGACAAGGGTGTTTGCGGGATCGGGCCTGATGCCATGGCTATTCGGGCTTTCTTGTTACAAAATATCATGGGTGCAGGCACATACAGTCATCATGCCTATGAAGCTTATCGCACATTACGGGCTACCGGTGAAGGGAAAACACCCTTTACCATTAAGGATCCAGATAAATTAAAATGGATGTGTGAAAAGTGCGGCCTTGAGACCGATCAAGATCAAAATATGATGGCTGTTGCTTTGGCTGATTTTCTGGAAAAAGAAATGGGGAAGGATAGCGAAGATCCCAGTGTAATGGTAGAAGCTTTTGCCCCGAAAAAAAGAAAAGCTGTTTGGAAGAAACTAGGAATTTATCCCTCAGGGGTTGTGCATGAAGAACAAAATTGTGTCGCCAGCTGCTTAACCAATGTGGATGGGGATTATGTTTCTTTGTCTCTCAAAGCACTGCGATTAGGTCTGGCTACAATTTATACGGCACAAATCGGTTTGGAGATGGTACAGGATATTTTATTTGGGACACCTGCACCTCATGAAGTAGACGTGGATCTGGGCATCATGGATCCGGATTTCGTCAATATTGTTTTTAACGGTCATCAACCCTGGGTAGGTGTTGCCACCTTGGAAAAAGCCCAGAGCCCGGAAGTACAGGAAAGGGCTAAAGCTGCCGGAGCCAAAGGTTTAAGGATTGTGGGCTCTATCGAAACGGGACAAGAGCTGTTGCAAAGATTCCCCATGGACGGCGTTTTTGTTGGTCTGATGGGCAACTGGCTGGCCATTGAGCCGTTGCTGGCTACCGGTACCGTGGATGTGATCGCCATGGAGGAAAACTGTTCCCCGCCGGCCATTGACCATTATGCGGAGAAATATCAAATTACCTTGGTTAGCGTCAGTAACATTATTGGTGTTCCCGGTTTGAAGGAAAAAATGGAATATCATCCGAGGGAAGTTTCCAATATGGCAGACCGTTTGATTGATCTGGCCATCGACAATTTCAAACAGCGCAAGGGGAAAATTGTACCAAAAGTGCCCAGGATGACCCAAAAGGCCATGGCCGGGTTTTCTACTGAAGCGGTGCTTCAAGCTTTGGGAAATAAACTGGATCCTTTGGTAGATGTGATTACGGCGGGCAAAATAAAGGGTGTGGTGGCCCTGGTCAACTGCTCCACCCTGCGTAACGGCCCCCAGGATTGGAACACCATTAATCTGGTGAAGGAATTAATCAAGAAAGATATTCTTGTGGTGAGTGCCGGCTGCGGCAATCATGGACTGGAGGTGGCCGGTTTATGTAATCTCCAGGCCATTGATCAGGCGGGACCCGGTTTGCAACAAGTGTGCAAATTATTAAAAATACCTCCGGTTTTAAGCTTTGGCACCTGCACCGATACAGGCCGTATCTCCATGCTGGTCACAGCACTGGCGGATCATCTCGATGTGGATGTTCCTGATCTGCCCATTGCCGTGACTGCACCGGAATGGATGGAGCAAAAAGCCACCATTGACGGCGTATTTGCTTTGGCCTTCGGCACATACACCCATCTATCCCCTACGCCCTTTGTGACTGGGGCACCAAAATTGGTACAGCTGCTTACCGCTGATGTGGAAGGTCTGACCGGGGGCAAAATTGCCCTGGGTGACGATCCGAAAGAAGTAGCAAATGGCATTGAGGCGCATATTAATAAGAAAAGACAAGGTTTGGGTTTAAAGTAA
- a CDS encoding AAA family ATPase → MVKYIAVAGKGGVGKTTFITLMLRQMIREKRKASILAVDADPNANLNEALGITVTFTISGLIEDNKNIKTLEDKTLKAPFLTELEQCVIKTPDFDFFAMGDPQGPGCYCYPNNILRMFMEALGNNYDFVLVDSEAGMEHISRLTIPRIDIMFVVSDSSARGIRTARRIHDLIRELHADIGEVYLVVTHTIENSLTSLADEIAQTGLQLIGDIPRDKLISQYDIMGKPLFDLPDEAISLKAVDKILQQANILKDL, encoded by the coding sequence TTGGTAAAATATATTGCTGTAGCTGGAAAGGGCGGCGTGGGAAAAACAACCTTTATAACTCTGATGTTAAGGCAAATGATACGTGAAAAAAGGAAAGCTTCTATTTTGGCTGTCGACGCCGATCCTAATGCAAATTTAAATGAGGCCTTAGGAATAACAGTCACTTTTACTATTTCCGGACTTATTGAGGATAACAAGAATATCAAGACACTTGAGGATAAAACACTCAAAGCCCCTTTTTTGACTGAACTGGAGCAATGCGTTATTAAAACTCCTGACTTTGATTTTTTTGCTATGGGAGATCCCCAAGGTCCCGGATGTTATTGTTATCCTAATAACATTTTGCGAATGTTTATGGAGGCCCTTGGTAATAATTATGATTTTGTATTGGTTGATTCTGAAGCTGGAATGGAACATATTAGCCGACTGACAATTCCCCGCATTGATATAATGTTTGTAGTCAGTGATTCCTCAGCGCGGGGAATTCGTACAGCCAGACGAATTCATGACCTGATCCGGGAATTACATGCTGATATTGGTGAAGTTTATTTAGTAGTTACTCATACGATTGAAAACAGTTTGACATCTCTAGCTGATGAAATTGCTCAAACTGGGTTACAGTTAATTGGAGATATTCCACGAGATAAATTAATATCCCAATATGATATTATGGGTAAACCCCTCTTTGATTTGCCTGATGAGGCGATCTCACTGAAGGCAGTGGATAAAATACTGCAGCAAGCCAATATCCTTAAAGATTTGTAG
- the deoC gene encoding deoxyribose-phosphate aldolase — MVTYQEVAAMIDHAVLKANLTDEEIKAGCHLADTYGVAAVCVRPADVKMAVQVLQDSITAVAAVIGFPHGSTTPLTKLAESREALENGARELDVVLNIGKLKSGAYDYVREELKEIVDLAHQEKALVKIIFENCYLSDQEKITACRIVNEIGADFAKTSTGFGSGGAVENDVMLMRAHCQPEVGIKASGGIKTLADAIRYKELGCSRLGCSQTAEILNALKK; from the coding sequence ATGGTTACCTATCAGGAAGTCGCTGCCATGATTGATCATGCAGTATTAAAGGCTAATCTCACGGATGAAGAAATCAAAGCAGGCTGTCATTTGGCTGATACATACGGTGTTGCTGCAGTTTGCGTACGTCCTGCCGATGTGAAAATGGCAGTTCAAGTACTTCAGGATAGCATTACAGCGGTAGCTGCGGTGATTGGCTTTCCCCACGGTAGCACCACTCCCTTAACCAAGCTGGCTGAAAGCAGAGAAGCCTTAGAGAACGGCGCCCGGGAACTGGATGTGGTCTTAAACATTGGCAAGCTAAAATCCGGAGCTTACGATTATGTCCGGGAGGAATTGAAGGAGATCGTTGATTTGGCCCATCAGGAAAAGGCTTTGGTGAAAATCATCTTTGAAAATTGTTATTTGAGCGATCAAGAAAAAATTACGGCCTGCCGAATCGTAAATGAAATCGGAGCCGACTTTGCCAAGACCTCCACCGGATTTGGTTCCGGCGGCGCTGTGGAAAATGATGTGATGCTAATGAGAGCCCACTGTCAACCGGAGGTGGGGATTAAAGCCTCCGGAGGAATCAAAACCTTGGCAGATGCCATTCGTTACAAGGAATTGGGCTGCAGCCGTCTGGGATGCTCACAAACGGCGGAGATTCTGAATGCGTTAAAAAAATAG
- a CDS encoding hexokinase family protein, whose protein sequence is MKERDQVQAFLHKYHMDGSETPFQEQCALFRREMKQGLAGKESSLSMLPAYIQPKDQIPADERVIALDAGGTNLRIASLYFTPTGRPVIENFQIHPMPGSKGEISKDEFFRTLASFVKPLLNYSQRIGFCFSYPMEMRSDGDGRLIRFTKEILAPEVEGAAIGKNLMEAIREQGTGDEKKIVLLNDTVATLLAGQGATDGRSYDGFIGFILGTGTNAAYLEQNKNIQKVSDLDPEKSMIINMEWGNYSKAPQGLIDQSLDQTFSDPGAYLFEKMVAGAYLGKLTLAVLKKAGADGLFSPDFTESLTKVSDLETKDLDDFLAFPPGEKNPLTSCIQAGREKDRILVYWLIDGLLERVALFTAVNLTGLICHLGKGKNPCAPIGIMTEGTTFFALKGLRGKIEYYLKKCLADYSGVSYEFLSLEHASLIGAAIAGLN, encoded by the coding sequence ATGAAAGAAAGAGATCAGGTTCAAGCATTTTTGCACAAATATCACATGGATGGAAGTGAGACTCCTTTTCAGGAACAGTGTGCGCTTTTTCGCCGAGAAATGAAACAGGGGCTGGCAGGGAAGGAAAGTTCCCTGTCCATGCTCCCTGCCTACATTCAGCCGAAAGATCAAATCCCTGCTGATGAGAGGGTTATCGCTTTGGATGCCGGAGGGACCAATCTTCGGATTGCTTCCTTGTATTTTACCCCCACGGGCCGGCCGGTGATTGAAAACTTTCAAATACACCCCATGCCGGGAAGCAAAGGGGAAATTTCCAAGGATGAATTCTTTCGGACGCTGGCTAGTTTTGTGAAACCCCTGCTCAATTATTCCCAGCGCATCGGTTTTTGTTTTTCCTATCCCATGGAAATGAGATCTGACGGAGATGGCCGTTTAATACGTTTTACCAAGGAAATCTTGGCCCCTGAGGTGGAAGGAGCAGCTATCGGGAAAAACCTGATGGAGGCGATCCGGGAGCAAGGCACGGGAGATGAGAAAAAAATTGTCCTTCTCAATGACACAGTAGCTACCTTGTTAGCGGGGCAAGGTGCTACTGACGGGAGATCTTACGATGGTTTTATCGGCTTTATTTTAGGGACAGGGACCAATGCTGCTTATCTTGAACAAAATAAAAATATTCAAAAAGTTTCGGACTTAGATCCTGAAAAAAGCATGATTATCAATATGGAATGGGGCAATTACAGCAAAGCACCCCAGGGTCTTATTGACCAGTCTTTGGATCAGACCTTTTCCGACCCGGGAGCATATCTTTTTGAAAAAATGGTAGCCGGTGCTTACTTAGGTAAACTCACCCTGGCAGTGCTGAAAAAAGCCGGGGCGGATGGACTGTTTTCTCCGGATTTTACGGAATCCCTGACTAAGGTGTCTGATTTGGAAACAAAGGATCTGGATGATTTTCTGGCTTTTCCCCCGGGAGAAAAGAATCCTTTGACGTCCTGCATCCAGGCGGGCCGGGAAAAGGATCGTATCTTGGTTTATTGGCTGATAGATGGGCTCCTGGAAAGAGTGGCTCTTTTTACAGCCGTCAACTTAACCGGGCTGATTTGCCATCTGGGAAAAGGTAAGAATCCCTGTGCGCCCATTGGCATTATGACCGAAGGCACCACATTTTTTGCCTTAAAAGGCTTGCGTGGCAAGATAGAATATTATTTAAAAAAATGTCTGGCAGATTACTCCGGGGTCAGCTATGAATTCCTCAGTCTGGAACATGCCTCCTTGATTGGCGCTGCCATTGCCGGACTAAATTAG